Proteins found in one Triticum aestivum cultivar Chinese Spring chromosome 4D, IWGSC CS RefSeq v2.1, whole genome shotgun sequence genomic segment:
- the LOC123096831 gene encoding pentatricopeptide repeat-containing protein At3g24000, mitochondrial-like has product MPDRTPSSWYTSISGCVRCGHESTAFDLLRGMRERAVPLSGFALASLVTACERRDKEEGRACGAAIHALTHKAGLMVNVYIGTALLHLYGSRKHVLDAQKLFQEMPERNVVSWTALMVALSSNGYLEEALRAYRRMRMEGVACNANAFATVVSLCGSLESEMAGLQVFSQVLVSGLQRQVSVANSLITMLGNIGRVKDAEKLFYRMEGRDTISWNAMVSMYSHEGLCSKCFMVFSDMRRGGLLRHDATTMCSLICACASSDYVNIGSGIHSLCLRGGLHSYIPVINALVNMYSTAGKLVDAEFLFWSMGRRDLISWNTMISSYVQSGNSMDALKTLGQLLQTNESPDRMTFSSALGACSSPGALMDGRMVHAMILQLSLDCNLLVGNSLLTMYGKCSCIQDVERVFQLMSTHDVVSCNVLIGSYSALEDCTKVMQVFTWMRRAGLKPNYITIVNIQGSFKSSNELRNYGLPLHAYTIHTGFVADDYVSNSLITMYANCGDLDSSTKVFRTIIKKSVVSWNAMIAANVQHGHGEEGLKLSMDMWHAGNNLDHVCLAECLSSSASLASLEEGMQLHGLGVKCGLDNDSHVVNAAMDMYGKCGKMDEMLKMLPDPAVRPQQCWNTLISGYAKYGYFKEAEDTFKHMVSMGRKPDYVTFVTLLSACSHAGLVDKSIDYYNSMSSVFGVSPGIKHCVCIVDVLGRLGRFTEAEKFIEDMPVLPNDLIWRSLLSSSRTHKNLDIGRKAAKKLLELDPFDDSAYVLLSNLYATSARWSDVDRLRSHMKNINLNKRPACSWLKQKKEVSTFGIGDRSHNDTEKIYAKLDEIFLKLREVGYVADTSSALHDTDEEQKEQNLWNHSEKLALAYGLITVPEGCTVRIFKNLRVCADCHLVFKLVSMVFDREIVLRDPYRFHHFKGGSCSCSDFW; this is encoded by the coding sequence ATGCCGGACCGCACCCCGTCCTCCTGGTACACCTCCATCTCCGGCTGCGTCCGCTGTGGCCACGAATCCACTGCGTTCGACCTGTTGCGTGGCATGCGTGAACGTGCAGTTCCCCTCAGTGGCTTCGCTCTCGCCAGTCTCGTCACTGCGTGCGAGCGCCGGGACAAGGAGGAGGGCCGCGCGTGTGGAGCCGCCATACACGCGCTGACCCACAAAGCCGGACTCATGGTGAACGTGTACATCGGGACAGCGCTCCTTCACCTGTACGGCTCCCGGAAGCATGTGTTGGACGCACAGAAGTTGTTCCAGGAGATGCCTGAGCGGAATGTCGTGTCGTGGACGGCACTGATGGTCGCCTTGTCGTCAAACGGGTACTTGGAAGAGGCATTGAGAGCTTATCGCCGGATGAGAATGGAAGGTGTTGCGTGCAATGCAAATGCGTTTGCGACGGTGGTCAGCTTGTGTGGGTCACTTGAGAGTGAGATGGCTGGGCTTCAGGTATTTTCCCAGGTCTTAGTTTCTGGCCTACAAAGGCAGGTCTCCGTTGCAAATTCACTGATTACAATGCTTGGTAACATCGGAAGGGTGAAAGATGCTGAGAAGCTCTTTTATCGAATGGAGGGACGTGACACTATATCATGGAACGCTATGGTATCAATGTACTCACATGAAGGACTCTGCAGCAAATGCTTTATGGTATTTTCTGATATGCGTCGTGGTGGATTGTTAAGGCATGATGCAACTACTATGTGCAGCCTGATATGCGCCTGCGCCTCGTCAGATTATGTCAACATTGGAAGTGGAATTCATTCCCTGTGTCTCAGGGGTGGTCTGCACTCTTACATTCCCGTGATTAATGCCCTTGTTAATATGTATTCTACTGCTGGGAAGTTGGTTGATGCTGAGTTTCTGTTCTGGAGCATGGGCAGAAGGGATCTAATATCATGGAACACTATGATTTCGTCATATGTGCAAAGCGGTAATAGCATGGATGCATTGAAGACACTAGGTCAGTTACTTCAGACTAATGAATCTCCAGATCGCATGACATTTTCCAGCGCTTTAGGAGCATGTTCAAGTCCAGGAGCTTTGATGGATGGCAGAATGGTTCATGCCATGATATTGCAGTTAAGTCTTGACTGCAATCTACTGGTTGGTAATTCTCTCCTCACGATGTATGGTAAATGCAGTTGTATCCAAGATGTCGAGAGAGTATTTCAGTTGATGTCCACTCATGATGTTGTTAGTTGCAACGTACTTATTGGGAGCTATTCAGCGCTTGAGGATTGTACCAAGGTAATGCAGGTATTTACTTGGATGAGACGTGCAGGATTAAAGCCAAATTACATAACAATAGTGAATATCCAGGGTTCTTTCAAATCTTCAAATGAGTTACGCAATTATGGATTGCCCTTGCACGCATACACAATCCATACTGGGTTCGTAGCTGATGACTACGTTAGTAACTCTCTGATCACAATGTATGCAAACTGTGGCGACTTAGATTCAAGCACTAAAGTCTTCCGCACAATCATCAAGAAAAGTGTTGTTTCCTGGAATGCTATGATCGCCGCGAATGTTCAACATGGCCACGGAGAGGAAGGCTTAAAGCTTTCCATGGATATGTGGCATGCTGGAAATAATCTTGATCATGTTTGTCTAGCTGAATGTTTGTCATCCAGTGCAAGCCTGGCATCACTAGAAGAAGGCATGCAACTACATGGTCTTGGTGTGAAGTGTGGGCTGGATAATGACAGTCATGTGGTTAATGCTGCAATGGATATGTACGGGAAATGTGGAAAAATGGATGAAATGTTGAAAATGCTTCCTGATCCTGCCGttcgaccccaacaatgctggaaTACATTGATATCAGGTTATGCAAAATACGGATATTTCAAGGAAGCTGAGGACACATTTAAGCATATGGTGTCGATGGGGCGAAAGCCAGATTACGTAACATTTGTCACTCTTCTCTCAGCTTGTAGTCATGCTGGTCTAGTGGACAAGAGTATTGATTACTATAACTCTATGTCTTCTGTATTTGGTGTTTCCCCTGGAATAAAGCATTGTGTTTGCATTGTGGATGTCCTTGGACGTTTAGGGCGATTTACAGAAGCAGAGAAGTTCATTGAAGACATGCCAGTCTTACCAAATGATCTAATTTGGCGTAGCCTGTTGTCCTCTAGTAGAACTCACAAAAATCTGGATATTGGGAGGAAAGCCGCCAAGAAACTCCTTGAGTTGGATCCTTTTGACGACTCAGCTTATGTTCTTTTGTCGAACTTATATGCGACAAGTGCAAGATGGTCCGATGTTGACAGACTGAGAAGTCACATGAAAAACATCAATTTAAATAAAAGGCCTGCTTGCAGTTGGCTtaagcagaagaaagaagtaagcACCTTTGGTATTGGTGACCGGAGTCATAATGACACAGAAAAGATCTACGCGAAGCTAGATGAAATCTTTCTGAAGCTCAGGGAGGTAGGTTATGTTGCTGATACCTCATCGGCACTGCATGATACAGATGAGGAACAGAAAGAGCAGAACCTTTGGAATCACAGCGAGAAGCTTGCATTGGCATATGGCCTTATCACTGTTCCGGAAGGATGTACAGTAAGGATATTCAAGAATCTTAGGGTCTGTGCGGATTGCCATTTGGTATTTAAGCTTGTCAGCATGGTTTTTGACAGGGAAATTGTCCTGAGAGATCCTTATAGGTTCCACCATTTCAAAGGCGGATCATGCTCCTGTTCAGATTTTTGGTGA